GGGGGCGGTCGACCGGTGTGCCCCGCCGGTCCGCGGCCGCAGCCGAGGTAGCTCCTATCGGAACGGGCAGGACGACGGCGGCCACCAACAGACCGGTGGCAATGCGCGAACGGAAACCTGGAGCGACCACAGTGCCCCTCCCGTGCCGAGCCGTCGGGTGACCTCATCAGAGTCACATGTGATGAGATTCACGGCATCTCGGACATATCAGGCGGGTTACCCGACGGGACGCGGGCGGGGCGGGCCCGGGCGGCGCGGGTGACGGGAGGGGTGGCCGGGCCGGCTCAGAGGGTCAGCACGACCTTGCCGACATGCGCACTGTCCTCCACGATGCGGTGCGCCTCGGCGGCCTCGGGCATCGGGAGCGTACGGTCCACGATCGGCCGCACCTGTCCGTTGCCGATCAGCGGCCAGACATGCTCCCGGACGGCGGCGACGATGGCCGCCTTCTCGTTCAGCGGGCGGGCCCGCAGCCCGGCGCCGGTGATCGCAGCGCGCTTCGCCATCAGGGCGGCGAGATTCAGCTCCGCCTTCACCCCGCCCTGCAGCCCGATGACCGCCAACCGCCCGCTGACCGCCAGCGCCTTGATGTTCCGCTGCAGATACTTCGCACCGATGATGTCGAGGATGACGTCCGCGCCCCTGCCATCGGTGGCCTTGCGGATCTCCTGGACGAAGTCCTGCTCGCGGTAGTCGATGAGGATGTCCGCGCCCAACTCGGCGCAGCGGGCCAGCTTCTCGGGGCCGCCGGCGGTGACCGCGACCCGCGCACCGACCGCCTTGGCGAGCTGGATCGCCATGGTTCCGATGCCGCTGGCACCACCGTGGACCAGCAGCGTCTCGCCGGGCCGCAGGTGCGCGATCATGAAGACGTTCGACCAGACCGTGCAGGTCACCTCGGGCAGCGCGGCGGCCGAGACCAGATCCAGGCCGTTCGGCACGGGCAGGACCTGCCCGCCAGGGACGGCGACCTTCTCCGCGTATCCGCCGCCCGCCAGCAGCGCGCACACCTCGTCGCCGACGGCCCAGCCGTGCACGCCGGGACCGAGCCCGATGATCCGCCCCGCGCACTCCAGCCCCGGATACGGGGAGGACCCCGGCGGCGGGTCGTAGAAGCCCTGGCGCTGGAGCAGGTCGGCACGGTTCACGGCACTGGCCACGACCTCGATCAGGACCTCGCCCTCGGCGGGCTGCGGATCGGGCACCTCCGCCCAGACAAGTGCTTCGGGTCCACCGGGCTCCGGGATAGTGATCGCTCGCATGGCGCGAGGCTACTCGTCGTCCGCGCACAGGGCGACGGTGCGGGGGTCCACAACTACCGCCGGGTCGGCCACCGGCCCCCGGATGACGTGCGGTTATTCCTCCGTCCGGCGCACGGGGGCAGCCGCGGGCCGAGGCAGCGGGCGGCTCGGGCGCGGTGCCGGGCAGGGTCCGGGGCGGGGGTGCCGGGTGGGTCCGGCGGGGCGGTGCCGGGCTACGGCGAGCGGCCCTTGGGCCACGGCCGGGTGCCGGGCCACGGCTGTCTGCTCTCCGGTACGACTTGCCACTCCACCGGGTGAGCGCCCCGGCATCACCCCACGACCGCCCCGCCACCGGCGATATCAACGCTCCGTGATCACCACCACAGCTCACCCCAGCTCGCACCTCGGCCGGTGCGGCGGCATCCTGCCGCCGCACGCCGGCTCCCGCCGCGGCCGGGCACGCGGGGTGCCCGAATCAAGGAGCATGGGAGGTATGTCTCCTTCACAGACCGTCTCAGCCCCGGCCGCTTTGGGAGCACCGGCCGGATGAGCGGCGAGCAGCAACCGCGCCGCGGGACGGGCAGTTCCTCCACCCTCCGCTCCCTGTGGTCCCGCACCCGGACCGAGGCCAAGGACGACACCGAGGCCGGCCGCTCCATCGTCCTGCCCGCCCAAGGCATGGTGCCGCCCCTCCAACAGGTCCTGCGGCGGCTGGTGATGGCGCTCGGCGTGCTGGCCCTCACGACGCTGCTCGTGTGGTTCGACCGCGCCGGATACCGCGACAGCGCCCACCACGAGGTCGATTTCCTCGGCGCGGCCTACTACGCGACGGTCACCCTCTCGACCACCGGTTACGGCGACATCACGCCGGTCAGCGATGGCGCACGGCTGACCAACATCCTGGTCATCACGCCGCTCCGCGTGCTGTTCCTGATCATCTTGGTCGGCACCACGCTCGAAGTCCTCACCGCGCGCACCCGGCACCAGGTACGCATTCACCGTTGGAGGTCCCGCATGCGAGATCACGTCGTCGTCATCGGGTACGGGACGAAGGGCCGCCACACCATCGAGACGCTGCTCGGTCAGGGCGTCCCGAAAGAGCAGATCGTCGTTGTCGACCCGCAGAAGACCGTCGTGGACGCCGCCAGCAGTGACGGCTTCGTGGGCGTGCACGGAGACGCGACCCGCTCCGACACGCTGACCAGAGCCGAGTTGCAGCGTGCCGCGCGCGTGGTCGTGGCCACCCAGCGCGACGACACCGCGGCCCTGGTGACGCTGACGGCACGGCAGCTCAATACGCACGCCTCGATCGTGGTGGCGGTCCGGGAGGACGAAAACGTACCGCTGCTGAAGCAGAGCGGCGCCGACATGGTCATCACGAGTTCCAGCGCGGCGGGGCGGCTGCTCGGTATGTCCATGGCCAGCCCGTACGTCGGCACGGTCCTGGAGGATCTGCTGACCTACGGGAGCGGGCTGGATCTCGACGAGCGACCGGTGACGAAGAGCGAGGCGGGCCGCTCGCCCCGGGAGCTCGGTGATCTGGTGGTGGCGGTCGTACGGGGGCACCGGGTGCTGAGCTACAGCGATCCGCAGGCAGCGACACTCGAACTCACCGACCGCGTGATCACCATCCGGCAGGCGGTGCCGAGCAGCTGACGCATGCGCGGCACCGGTGCGCGGTCGAGGGCACGCGGCCGGGGATGTGCGTGGCAGAGGGTGCGCCCGGCCCTACCCGGCCCCCGGAGCGGTCCAGCCCGTCGATGAGCCCAGGGACCAGCCCGCGGACGCCCCGGCCGACCAGGGAAGTTCCAGGAGTTCGAGCTCGGTGCCGCGCTCCGCGCCACCGGGCGGGACGACGGCCAGCGCATCGGCGGCGGCGATTCCGCGCAGCATGGCAGGGCCGTGGAAGCGCAGCGGCGCCGCCATCAGGCCGTGCCGTTCGTCCTCGCGGTAGGCCACCGGGACGAGCCGGGTGTCCCGCGGATGCCCGTGGACCGGGCCGGCCAGCGGCGTACGGTACGGCGCGGCAGGAGGGCGGGCGGCGAGCGTACGGAGCAGCGGTTCGGCGAGCGTGACCAGGCCGGAGACGGCGGCGAGGGGGTTGCCGGGCAGGCCGACGAGATGCCGGTGCGGGGCCAGGCGGGCGAGCAGCATGGGGTGCCCGGGGCGTACCGCGACCCCGTCGACCAGCACCTCGGCGCCCAGCCGGCGCAGAGTGGGGTGCACATGGTCGAGGGGGCCCGCCGCGGTGCCGCCCGTGGTGATCACCACGTCGGCGGTGGACTCCGCAACGGCGGCGTACAGGATGCCGGCGTCATCGGCGAGATGGCGCGGCGCGGCCGCTTCGACGCCCAGGGCATGCAGCCACGGCGCGAGCATCGGGCCGAGCGCGTCCCGGATCCGGCCTTCCTGCGGCAGGCCGTGGCCCAGCAACTCATCGCCCAGCACGAGGACTTCGGCGCGTGGCCGGCGGTACGCGGTCAGCTCGTCGTAACCGGCCGCGGCGGCCAGGCCGAGCACGGCAGGGGTCACCAGGGCGCCGACGGGCAGCAGTTGGTCGCCGCGACGGCACTCCTGACCCCGCGGGCGGATGTCCTGACCGGGCGGCGCGGGCTGCGGCGCATACAGCCGCCGCCCGCCGTCACTCAGCTCACGGACCTCGCCGTGCTCGCTGCGCAGCACGGCGGTGGCACCGGACGGCACGCGCGCACCGGTGGCGATCGGGATCGCATGCCCGTCGTGGAGCGCCCGGTCAGGGGCGTGGCCTGCGAGGATGCCGGGAGGGGGGCCGGCCTCGGATGCGCCGGCGGGGTGGTCGAGACGCCATGGGCCGGGGCCGGACACCGCCCAGCCGTCCATCGCCGAGGTGTCGAACGACGGCAGATCGGTGAGCGCGGTGAGGGGAGCGGCGAGCGTACGGCCGAGCGCGTCGCCGAGCGCCGAGGTCACGGGCTCGGGGGGACCGGTCACGGCGCGCTCGGCGATGTCCCGGGCGGTGTGCCACGGGACGGCGACCGGGGCGGGACGGGAGCCGTGGCCGGGGGGAGGCGGGGGGTCCGCAGGGTCTTCGGGGGCTTCGGGGGCTTCGGGGCCTTGGGGGCCTTGGGGGCCTTGGGGGCCTTGGGGGCCGACGGGGGCGGAGGGGCGGGAAGGCCCGGAGGGGCGAGAGGCGCCGTTGCCGAGTGCGCGTGAGGGCCCGGAGGAGCGTGCGGAGGCGCCGGTCCCGGCGGCCATGGGGTCATCGAGGGAGAAGGGGTCGTCCGGTGTGTAGGGAATGTCGTTGCTGCCCCCGCCGGCGGCGGAGTTGGCCGCCGCGGCCTCGCGGGTGGCATACGGCACCCTGCCGGTCGTAGGCCGCCCGGCCCCGCTGTCCTCGGCCCCGGGCCGTACGCGCAGCGGCGCCGTGGCATTGGCCAGTGCAAGCGCCTCCTCGAACGGGTCGACGCGCCCCTCGTCCGCCGCCGCGCTCCCTGCGCTGCCCACCGTGCCGCCGGGCTGCCCGCCGCAATCCCAGCCGAAATCGCCCTCGAAATCCCCGTCGAATTCCTTGCCGAAGCCCCTGTCGGTCATTCTGCGGGCTTCGTTTCGGCACCCGGGCCGCCGCCGGTCTCCGCCGGACCGGCGGACTCCTCGGCCTCCGCCGCCCAGCGGTTGGCCAGTGCGGTGGCCCGTTCGGTCAGCTCCTTGACGTCCCGGCCCTGCCGGCCCGCCGCGTAACCGATCAGGAAAGTCGTCAGGGGTGCGGCCGGCCGGGCCACACCGTGCGCCGCGTCCCGCGCGAGGTCGAGAAGCGCCGCCGTGTCGACATCGAGCTCGATGCCCAGTTCGGCCTTGACTGCGGTGATCCATTCATCCAACACGTTTCCATGCTCCCTGATACGGGCGCGTGCCGCGCTGAGGTCTTCCCAGGTGTCGCAGTCGAAGGAGGCCGTGGCCGTGACGTCCGGGACCCGTCCGAGCCGCAGCCCGTTCACCAGGGCGCGCAGCGGCAGTCCGGCCAGAGTGCCGTGCCCGGCCCGCACCCGCGCCAGCTCACGGCGCAGCGACGCGGCCCGGTACGCGGCCACCAGCGGCTGGTCCCGTCCCGAGGCGTCCTGGAGCATCGCGCCGTCACCACCGGGAGGGGCACCGCTGTCCTCCGGCCCTACGGCATTGCTGCCCGGCTCTACGACGCTGCCGCCCGCTCCGGCGTCACCGGGCGTTCCCGTCGCCGCTGCCAACAGGCCCTGCACGGTCGCGGTGGTCAGGAACGGGAGATCGGCGGAGAGGACGAGCACCGTCGGGGCGGTGGTGTGCCGCAGACCGGCGGCCAGCGCGGCGAGCGGACCGCCGCCCGGCGGGTCCTCCAGGGCGCGGACGACCGCGCGGGTGGTCGGGCGGTGCGGGCCGACCACGACGGTGATCGCGGCATCGGGGCAGGCGGCGAGCACCCGGTCCAGGAGGGGGCGAGCGCCGACGGACAGGGCGGGCTTGTCCGCCCCGCCGAGCCGTCGGGCCGCGCCGCCGGCCAGCACGATGGTGTCGTAGGCGGTGGGGGCGTTCACCCCTTGAGTATCGCCGGGGGTGAGCGGATCACACCGGTGCCGGCGCTGCGGCAGCTGTCAGCTCCGCCACAGCGGAGGCGACAGCAGCCGCCCCAGGTCACCCACCACACCGGGGTCGCTCACCACACCGGGCTGACCGGCCCACCGGGCTGACCGACCACAGCCAGGTGGCCACACCGCCCTCACCGGCCACACCGCGCTCACAGCCCCCGCAGCAACAGCGCGGGCTGTTCCACACAGTCGGCCACATGTCGCAGGAAGCCTCCGGCGGTGCCGCCGTCGCACACCCGGTGATCGAAGGTGAGGGAGAGCTGGACGACCTGGCGGACGGCCAGCTCGCCTTCGTGCACCCAGGGTTTGGCGGCTATCCGGCCGACGCCGAGCATCGCCGCCTCGGGGTGGTTGATGATCGGCGTGGAGCCGTCGACGCCAAAGACCCCGTAGTTGTTGAGGGTGAAGGTGCCGTGTGTCAGCTCGGCCAGGGAGAGTCCGCCGCTCCTGGCGGTTTCGGTGAGCCGGGTGATCTCGGCGGACAGCTCCTCGACCGTACGGGCCTGCGCGTCCCGTACGACCGGCACGACCAGACCGCGGTCGGTCTGCGCCGCGAAGCCCAGATGGACGGCGGGCAGCCGGACGATCTCCTGGGCCTTGGTGTCGACGGTGGCGTTGAGCTCGGGGAACCGTGCGAGCGCCGCCGTGGTGATCCGGGCCAGCAGCGCGAGCAGCGACACCTTGGGGGCGCCCGCCACATTCATCGCCCTGCGGGCGGCGAGGAGTTCGGTGGCATCGGCGTCCACCCAGCAGGTCGCCTCCGGGATCTCCCGGCGGCTGCGGCTGAACTTCTCGGCGGCCGCACCGAGCATCCCCTTCAGCGGGATCCGTTCCTCGCCCGCAGCGGCGCCGGCTCCCATGGATCCGGGGACCGTCACGGCTCCGGCGGCGGACGCGGCCCCCACCACGCCGGTCGCACCGGCGCCGACGATTCCTGCGGCACCGTTCGCCGCCCTGGCACCCACCGAGGCGACTACCCCGGCCCTCGCCGAGGGCTCCCGCTCCTGTCGGGCCCGGATCGCGCACTCGACGTCCGTACGGAGAATCAGTCCATCGCGCCCGGATCCCGTCAGCTCCCGCAGATCCAGCCCGTTTTCCCGCGCCATCCGACGCACCAGCGGAGAAATGACGGCCACCGTACGGCTGTCGGCATCCACGGCACCGGCGCCGGTCCCGGCCAGCCCAGCCGCCCCGGCCGCCCCGGCCGCTCCAGCCGCTCCAGCCGCTCCAGCCGCCTCAGCCGGCCCTTCCGGACCGTTCTCCCCGGTGACGCCGACCGCCCCCGCGGCCACCGCCCCGGCGTCGGCCGCCCCTGAGACACCGGGCGCACGATCGGCCGCTTCGACTCCCGCTCCCGCTCCCGCTCCGGCCGAGCCGTCCGCCGCTCCTCCGGGTGCCCGCGACGCTCCCGCCATGGGGCTTGCCCCGCCCCCCGGCCGGATCCGGCGCCGCCGCGCCGCCGCCGCGCTCGTGCCGTACCCGACGAGCACATTTCCGGACCCGGCATCCGCCGCGCCCTCCCCGGCCGGAGCGGCGACACCGGCGGAAGGCGGCGCCGAACCCCCCGCATCGGGTGCACCACCCGCCGCACCCGCAACGGCTCCCGGCCCCTCCCCAGGGCCTGCCCCCGCCAGATCATCGGGCACGGCCCCCACCGCGACCGTCACCAGCGGCGCCCCCACCGGGACTTCCTCCCCCTCCGCACCGAAGCGGGCGGTCACCACGCCCCCATACGGGCACGGCACCTCCACCATCGCCTTTGCGGTCTCGACCTCCACCACCGGCTGGTCGATGGCCACCACCTCGCCGACCTCGACCATCCAGTGCACGATCGTCGCCTCGGTGAGGCCTTCCCCCAGGTCGGGCAACGTGAATTCGCGGACCACGGCCATCACTCACCACGTCCCTCGGTCCAGTCCGACTCCCACTGGAGGCGGGCGACGGTGTCCAGGATCCGGTCCACGCCGGGCAGATGGTGCCGCTCCAGCATGGGGGGCGGATAGGGGACGTCGAACCCGGCGACGCGCAGGACCGGCGCCTCCAGGTGGTGGAAGCAGCGCTCGGTGATCCGTGCGGCGATCTCCCCTCCGGGACCGCCGAACCCGTTGGACTCATGGACGACCACGGCCCGTCCGGTCCGCCGTACCGAGGCGCAGACCGTGTCGTCGTCGAACGGCATCAGCGAGCGCAGATCCACGACTTCCAGGTCCCAGCCCTCCGCACCGGCGGCTTCGGCGGCCTCCATGCAGACCGGCAGCGAGGGGCCGTAGGTGATCAGCGTGGCACTGCTGCCGCGGCGGCGGACCGCGGCGCGGCCCAGCGGCGCGACCTCGGTGGGCGCATCGGGCGACCAGTCGGCCTTGGACCAGTACAGGCGCTTGGGCTCCAGAAAGACGACCGGGTCGTCGGAGGCGATGGCGGCGCGCAGCAGCCCGTAGGCGTCCTCGACGGTCGCCGGGGTGACGACCTGGAGCCCGGGGGTGGCGAGGTAATACGCCTCGGAGGAGTCGCTGTGGTGCTCGACCCCGCCGATGCCGCCGCCGTACGGGATGCGGACGGTCAACGGCATCGTCAGCGCACCGCGGGTGCGGTTGCGCATCCGGGCGACATGGCTGATCAGCTGCTCGAACGCGGGGTAGGCGAAGGCGTCGAACTGCATCTCGACGACCGGTCGCAGCCCGTACATCGCCATGCCGACGGCGGTGCCCAGGATGCCGGCCTCGGCGAGCGCGGTGTCGGTGCAGCGGTCCTCGCCGAACTCCTTGGCCAGGCCGTCGGTGACCCGGAAAACGCCGCCGAGGGTGCCGACGTCCTCGCCCATGACATGGACGGACGGGTCGTCGGCCATGGCGTCGCGCAGCGCGCGGGTCAGCGCCTGCGCCATGGTGGCGGGCTTGCGCGCGGTTGCCGGTGCGGCGGTGGTCGTCATGGCCTGGCCTCCTCGGCGGAGCCGTCGGCGCCCGCGGTGTCCTCGGTGTGTCCGTCGGCCTCGGCGTCCAGCTCGGCGCGCAACAGCGCAGCCTGGGCGCGCAGTTGGCCGGTCTGCTCGGCGAATACATGGGTGAACAGGTCCATCGGGTCCAGCTCCGGATCGGCGTTCATCCGCTCCCGGAGGCCGGCCGCCAGCTGCTCGGCGCCCTCCCGGGTGGCGGCGACGAATTCGTCGGTGAGCAGATCGCGGGCCGCCAGCTCATGCTCCAGAAGGGCTATCGGGTCGTGCGACCGCCAGGTCTCGACCTCGGCGTCGCTGCGGTAGCGGGTGGCGTCGTCGGCGTTGGTGTGTGCCTCGATGCGGTAGGTGACGGCCTCGACCAAAGTGGGACCGCCGCCCCTGCGGGCCCGCTGCACGGCTTCGGTGAGCACCTCGTGCATGGCGGGCGCGTCGTTGCCGTCGACCAGGCGGCCCGGCATGCCGTATCCGACCGCCTTGTGGGCGAGGGACGGCGCGGCGGTCTGCTTCGCGAGCGGCACGGAGATCGCGAAGCCGTTGTTCTGGACGAGGAAGACCACCGGCGCCTGCCAGACCGCCGCGAAATTCAGCGCCTCGTGGAAGTCGCCCTCGCTCGTGCCGCCGTCACCCACCATGGCCAGCGCCACCACGTCGTCGCCCTTGAGGCGGGCGGCGTGCGCCAGGCCCACGGCATGCGGGAGCTGGGTGGCGAGCGGGGTGCACAGGGGGGCGATGCGGTGTTCGTGCGGGTCGTACCCGTTGTGCCAGTCACCGCGCAGCAGGGTCAGCGCCTGTACGGGGTCGAGGCCGCGGGCCACGGCGGCGAGCGTGTCGCGATAGCTGGGAAAGAGCCAGTCCCGGTCTTCGAGCGCCAGCGCCGCGGCGACCTCGCAGGCCTCCTGGCCCGTGGAGGACGGGTAGACCGCCAGGCGTCCCTGCCGGGTCAGGGCCGTGGCCTGGGCGTTGTACCGGCGGCCGCGCACCAGCTGGGCGTAGAGCCGGGTCAGCAGTCCGGAGTCGAGCCGGGCCGCGGCATCCGTGCCCAGGAGGCGGTACGGCTCCTCGTCGGGCAGGAGGGGCGCGGGATCGACGCGCGGACGCCAGGCGGGCGGGGGGCCGGCCAGGCTGCTCTTCTTCCTGCTGCTGCCGGGCTGCTCTAGGACCGTCATGCCGAGCACCTCCTCGGATCGAAGGGGTGGCGCGATGCGCCTCATGTGGGTGGTGGGCGAACGGCGGGTGGGCAGGATGGAATCGGCCAGGGCGGGTACGCCCTGCCCTACCGATTGTTCGGTCGTTGATGCATTTTGGCTACAGGCGCACTCAGCCTGTGGACAAACGGTTCTCCACAGCTTGAGATGAAGACAGGGCGTCCACAAAGGGGAGGCGGGACCATATGCCGGGCGAACAGATGGCCAATTCCGACGGGCAGCCGCCCGCCCCACCCGCCGTCACCCCGCCGGCCCCCGCACCGCCGACGCCACCGGTCCAGGCACCAGCGCCGGCACCGGCCCCCGCCGCACGCCCGCTGGACACCATCGACCGCTCCATCCTGCGCATGCTGCAGACCGATGGCAGGGCCTCGATACGCTCCGTGGCCGAGCGGGTGCACGTCTCGCGCGCCAACGCCTACGCACGGATCAACCGGCTGATCGACGACGGTGTGATCCGCGGCTTCAGTGCCCTGATCGACCAGGAACGCGCA
This portion of the Streptomyces sp. 2114.4 genome encodes:
- a CDS encoding molybdopterin molybdotransferase MoeA codes for the protein MTDRGFGKEFDGDFEGDFGWDCGGQPGGTVGSAGSAAADEGRVDPFEEALALANATAPLRVRPGAEDSGAGRPTTGRVPYATREAAAANSAAGGGSNDIPYTPDDPFSLDDPMAAGTGASARSSGPSRALGNGASRPSGPSRPSAPVGPQGPQGPQGPQGPEAPEAPEDPADPPPPPGHGSRPAPVAVPWHTARDIAERAVTGPPEPVTSALGDALGRTLAAPLTALTDLPSFDTSAMDGWAVSGPGPWRLDHPAGASEAGPPPGILAGHAPDRALHDGHAIPIATGARVPSGATAVLRSEHGEVRELSDGGRRLYAPQPAPPGQDIRPRGQECRRGDQLLPVGALVTPAVLGLAAAAGYDELTAYRRPRAEVLVLGDELLGHGLPQEGRIRDALGPMLAPWLHALGVEAAAPRHLADDAGILYAAVAESTADVVITTGGTAAGPLDHVHPTLRRLGAEVLVDGVAVRPGHPMLLARLAPHRHLVGLPGNPLAAVSGLVTLAEPLLRTLAARPPAAPYRTPLAGPVHGHPRDTRLVPVAYREDERHGLMAAPLRFHGPAMLRGIAAADALAVVPPGGAERGTELELLELPWSAGASAGWSLGSSTGWTAPGAG
- the pdhA gene encoding pyruvate dehydrogenase (acetyl-transferring) E1 component subunit alpha, with the translated sequence MTVLEQPGSSRKKSSLAGPPPAWRPRVDPAPLLPDEEPYRLLGTDAAARLDSGLLTRLYAQLVRGRRYNAQATALTRQGRLAVYPSSTGQEACEVAAALALEDRDWLFPSYRDTLAAVARGLDPVQALTLLRGDWHNGYDPHEHRIAPLCTPLATQLPHAVGLAHAARLKGDDVVALAMVGDGGTSEGDFHEALNFAAVWQAPVVFLVQNNGFAISVPLAKQTAAPSLAHKAVGYGMPGRLVDGNDAPAMHEVLTEAVQRARRGGGPTLVEAVTYRIEAHTNADDATRYRSDAEVETWRSHDPIALLEHELAARDLLTDEFVAATREGAEQLAAGLRERMNADPELDPMDLFTHVFAEQTGQLRAQAALLRAELDAEADGHTEDTAGADGSAEEARP
- a CDS encoding DUF6457 domain-containing protein; translated protein: MNAPTAYDTIVLAGGAARRLGGADKPALSVGARPLLDRVLAACPDAAITVVVGPHRPTTRAVVRALEDPPGGGPLAALAAGLRHTTAPTVLVLSADLPFLTTATVQGLLAAATGTPGDAGAGGSVVEPGSNAVGPEDSGAPPGGDGAMLQDASGRDQPLVAAYRAASLRRELARVRAGHGTLAGLPLRALVNGLRLGRVPDVTATASFDCDTWEDLSAARARIREHGNVLDEWITAVKAELGIELDVDTAALLDLARDAAHGVARPAAPLTTFLIGYAAGRQGRDVKELTERATALANRWAAEAEESAGPAETGGGPGAETKPAE
- a CDS encoding NAD(P)H-quinone oxidoreductase, whose amino-acid sequence is MRAITIPEPGGPEALVWAEVPDPQPAEGEVLIEVVASAVNRADLLQRQGFYDPPPGSSPYPGLECAGRIIGLGPGVHGWAVGDEVCALLAGGGYAEKVAVPGGQVLPVPNGLDLVSAAALPEVTCTVWSNVFMIAHLRPGETLLVHGGASGIGTMAIQLAKAVGARVAVTAGGPEKLARCAELGADILIDYREQDFVQEIRKATDGRGADVILDIIGAKYLQRNIKALAVSGRLAVIGLQGGVKAELNLAALMAKRAAITGAGLRARPLNEKAAIVAAVREHVWPLIGNGQVRPIVDRTLPMPEAAEAHRIVEDSAHVGKVVLTL
- a CDS encoding alpha-ketoacid dehydrogenase subunit beta; translated protein: MTTTAAPATARKPATMAQALTRALRDAMADDPSVHVMGEDVGTLGGVFRVTDGLAKEFGEDRCTDTALAEAGILGTAVGMAMYGLRPVVEMQFDAFAYPAFEQLISHVARMRNRTRGALTMPLTVRIPYGGGIGGVEHHSDSSEAYYLATPGLQVVTPATVEDAYGLLRAAIASDDPVVFLEPKRLYWSKADWSPDAPTEVAPLGRAAVRRRGSSATLITYGPSLPVCMEAAEAAGAEGWDLEVVDLRSLMPFDDDTVCASVRRTGRAVVVHESNGFGGPGGEIAARITERCFHHLEAPVLRVAGFDVPYPPPMLERHHLPGVDRILDTVARLQWESDWTEGRGE
- a CDS encoding dihydrolipoamide acetyltransferase family protein, which encodes MAVVREFTLPDLGEGLTEATIVHWMVEVGEVVAIDQPVVEVETAKAMVEVPCPYGGVVTARFGAEGEEVPVGAPLVTVAVGAVPDDLAGAGPGEGPGAVAGAAGGAPDAGGSAPPSAGVAAPAGEGAADAGSGNVLVGYGTSAAAARRRRIRPGGGASPMAGASRAPGGAADGSAGAGAGAGVEAADRAPGVSGAADAGAVAAGAVGVTGENGPEGPAEAAGAAGAAGAAGAAGAAGLAGTGAGAVDADSRTVAVISPLVRRMARENGLDLRELTGSGRDGLILRTDVECAIRARQEREPSARAGVVASVGARAANGAAGIVGAGATGVVGAASAAGAVTVPGSMGAGAAAGEERIPLKGMLGAAAEKFSRSRREIPEATCWVDADATELLAARRAMNVAGAPKVSLLALLARITTAALARFPELNATVDTKAQEIVRLPAVHLGFAAQTDRGLVVPVVRDAQARTVEELSAEITRLTETARSGGLSLAELTHGTFTLNNYGVFGVDGSTPIINHPEAAMLGVGRIAAKPWVHEGELAVRQVVQLSLTFDHRVCDGGTAGGFLRHVADCVEQPALLLRGL
- a CDS encoding Lrp/AsnC family transcriptional regulator; amino-acid sequence: MPGEQMANSDGQPPAPPAVTPPAPAPPTPPVQAPAPAPAPAARPLDTIDRSILRMLQTDGRASIRSVAERVHVSRANAYARINRLIDDGVIRGFSALIDQERAGQGASAYITLKIVQNSWRTVRKQLTALPGATHIALVSGDFDVLLLVHTKDNRELRELVLTRIQSIPEVLSTRTLLVFEETDLGPEED
- a CDS encoding TrkA family potassium uptake protein, with translation MSGEQQPRRGTGSSSTLRSLWSRTRTEAKDDTEAGRSIVLPAQGMVPPLQQVLRRLVMALGVLALTTLLVWFDRAGYRDSAHHEVDFLGAAYYATVTLSTTGYGDITPVSDGARLTNILVITPLRVLFLIILVGTTLEVLTARTRHQVRIHRWRSRMRDHVVVIGYGTKGRHTIETLLGQGVPKEQIVVVDPQKTVVDAASSDGFVGVHGDATRSDTLTRAELQRAARVVVATQRDDTAALVTLTARQLNTHASIVVAVREDENVPLLKQSGADMVITSSSAAGRLLGMSMASPYVGTVLEDLLTYGSGLDLDERPVTKSEAGRSPRELGDLVVAVVRGHRVLSYSDPQAATLELTDRVITIRQAVPSS